The Vicugna pacos chromosome 32, VicPac4, whole genome shotgun sequence genomic sequence AACGGCTTCTCCTTCGGCAAGACTTGTGAAGTGGAATCGTTCCATGGTCTGTTGTTCCAAGTTCCAGATTGAAAATAAAAGCCCTAGTTTTTGTAAAAGTCTTTTACCCTCCCCTGCcatgtcccctcccacccccaccccgtatTTACAGGCTTGTCCTTGGACTAACTCAGTTTTTGCAGGAGTTTTTCTTCCACTTGCCCGAACTGGACACTAACAGACATTTCAGCTATGAACTGCTCACAGCCTTCCTTGGTAACTTGCTTGCAGTACCTCAGGTCAATATGACAGATATTTCCACAGCGTTTGAAGAAGGACAGGCACTGGTCAGTGACCTTATTGCAGTCTGCGGGGAAGAGGACACAGCGTGAGGTGGAGGAAGCGCGGAGGTGAgccccactgccctccccaggccctcAGCAACTTAAAAGCTCTTTTCAAATGGGCAGGGCTTCCACCTGCCTGGAACCAGGTTCACAAGTGCTTGAAAAAAAGTTCCCACGTTCCAAGTGAAACTCCTTAGAATTTTACCACACAGCCTCCTCTGCATGTCTACATTCTCACACCAACAGGTCTCCTGTCTGGTTTTACAGGAGAGGATCACACAGCATCGGAAAATAGCTTGCCTTTCCCATTTAATACCTTACTCCCGGAGGGAGAGACAGGGGACAGTGAACACCTGCGTGGCCATCCTGGGGCCCCCTGCTCACTGGGCACCAGCGCTTTAGACGGGGCATGGCGTGCGGGCCAGCCCTTCACTGTTGACCTGAAACCTGTGCAGGAGCCCCGTGTGCTAGAGGGGCCGCAGAGGGTCCAGAGAGCAAAACCAGAATCTCAAACCCTCCCCTGTGGATGCACTTCAACCGTGTATGTCCATCTACGTGCACTTGGCTTCTGTCGTCCTCTTTACTTGTGGAACTGAACCCGGTCAGTTCTGCAGTGCCAGTTAGCGTCTGAGGCTCAGAGTTCCCCCACACTGAGCCGGGTGAGTCCTTGATTTCTGCAGTATTAAGCCTGAGACCTCTGCTTGTCATCACTAGTGTCCACACTTCCATTCTGCTATTAAGTTGAGCAGGAATACAAACAGGAAGGGCACACTGCGATCACACGTACGAGGCCTGTGCCGGCTCCGGCCTGCCAGAGTCCCCCCAGCTTAGGGGTTGGCGAGAGGAAGCCCAGCCCCAGAACCACACAAGTCACCAAAGAGCGGACCACCTCGATCCGGGGAGACCCTTCAAACGCTCTCCGCAGGTCTGCACGGAGTCTGTGCACAGAAGCTCACAGAGTGCGGGATACACCTTTCAGGCACCGTGTAAAGGCAGCATCCACGAACATGGACCAAGGTCATGGAAAGCTGTCCGCCTCCCGTCACTGCCACTAACAGATGAAGACAGATGGGAAAGCAACAAGGATGCTGCCAAAGAGATGATCTGAGGAGGACCCCTCAGTTTTTCTAAGGGTCTCCCTTCGTGTTGTAATTAATGTCTCAAATGCTAACCCCCCTTTATAATCTTACCGCAGGCAAGTGATGAAGGATGTGTAACATCCTATAAGGGGAGGGAAGGTAAAGCTAGAAGATTGAGGATGGAGTGACCCAAAGCAGGCCCCCAAGGGTTACAGAAATGGCAGCGGGCAGAGGGGCGTGGGGGCCATCCCGCCACCTGCATCTGCTCTGACAGCGGCGGTCCCACTGCTGGGGACATGACACTGCGCTGTGTCACAGCAGAAGATGTGCCAAGTGTGTACATGGTGTGCAccggaaacaaaagagaaaagatacaaattttatcaaaattaaaaacttgtgcacaaaggacactatcaagagtgAGAAAGACAATAGGATGGgtgaaagtatttgcaaatcatgtctcTGGTAAAGGAGTAACAGctagaatgtataaagaactcccaAAAGTCAACAAGAGAAAAACCTGATGGAAAAGCGGGCAAAGGACATGAGTAGAAAGTTTCTTCAAAGATGTACTGAAGGCAAATAAGCAAATgcaaagatgctcagcatcactagtcattaCGGAAAGTGAAGTCAAAACCACACTGAAATCATACCCCttagaatggctattaaaaataacCCAGAAAATAAGCAttagcaaggatgcagagaaactggagccCTTTGTGCTGTAAGTGGGAAGGTAAAACAGTGCGGCTGCTACTCAAAACAATACAGTAGTTCCTCAAAAACCCTGGACACAGAATTACCACATGGCCCAGCTGAGTCTCAGGGTACACACCCAAACAATTAGCACAcccatgttcaaagcagcattactCTCaaccaaaagatggaagcaactcCAGTGTCTGTCAGAATACGTTTCAGCTTTATAAAAGGGAGGGAATTCTGACCCGTGCTGTACTacggatgaaccctgaggacattacATTAAGTAAAGTCAGTCAGTCACACAAGAAACTACTGCATGATCCCACTTATGTGAGGTACCCAGAAAGTGGAACCGTGGTTGCCACGGTGGGAGGACAAAGGGAGGGGGAGCTACTGTGTAGCAGGACCCAGTTCCTGACGGGGTGAAGAGGACCTTCTGGGGACGAGGGTGGCGGTGGCTGCACAACAACGTGTATGTCCTTAATGCCAGTGAACTGTGCACTGAAAGATGGTTagagtggtaaattttatgttacttgTATCTCAccataataaaaaacaattttttaaaaaaattacagaagctATGAAGGGGTAACAATTCAGTAGACTGAGGAGACTTAACCCCAAACTGGCTTAAGGGAAAGCGGAGAAGCAGATTTAGTCTACAGAAGACCTCACAGGTTGAGGTGCTGGAAGCAACAGGGACCCTGGAAGTGGGGTTGGAGATGGACAGACAAGTTAAAACCTGTTTAAAAAGCAGTAAGAGGCAGAGACTCCCTTCCCCAGCAGAAGAGGGGAGCTGTGTCTGGGCAAGAGAAGGGCTCTAGGCCGGGCGCCACCAGGCAACCGTGCAAGGTAGGGGCGCCCTCCCACAGACAGGGCTTACAGGAAAAGTTACCTGCTGCCTGTTGAGGCCCCAGCTTCCTTCCCTGCCAAGCTCTGGACACCAGAAGCCCAGCCTGAACCCTTCAGTGAGGAGGTCAAGGGGTAAGAGTCCTTTGGCAACCCTGACCAGCTTCAGAGGAAAGATGGGAAGATGTCACGTCTGGGCTTCCCCAAAAGACAAGACCCACACCGACCATCCAACCGATGTCCACAGCAGACCGGCTCCCACTGTGCGCCCAGAGCCCCCGACCGCCTGAGCAGACAACCACGTGTTGACACTAATCAGAGGACGGCCGCTTGGGCAGGCCAAGGACTGCACTGGAAGGAATGGACGGTCTAtgtggagaagaaaataaaaccacaggATCTTTAGGATGGACAACATCAAGATCCAGGCCACTCTATAAAAGTTCAGAGAACAAAACACAGCTGTGAAATCAAAAACATAGGTCACACCACACGAAAACTGCCAATATTGACGGTTTTTGACCCACATAAAGAGCAGCTTCGTATGCTCAAACCTAAAGACAGCAGAAATGAAAAGCGCACTACAGATGAGCCTTGAGCAACAAGAGGTTTGCACCGTGTGGGTCCACTTTCATGCAGGTTTTTTCCAACGGTAAATACTACATACAGCGCTACACGATTCCAAGGTGGTAGAATCTGAGCTTCTGGAGGAAGTGCGGATACCAAGGGCCAACTATAAGCTATACGCAAACTTTTGAGTGTGCAGAGGGCTCGCACCCCTAGCCTTgcgttgttcaagagtcaactgtatgaATTATGTGATAAGTggaggaaaactagaaaatagagCAAAAAGACACAGAGGTGGGAAATAGGAGAAAAAGAGTAAAGGCACCAGAGGGCttagtaaagaaagaaaacagaagggaaggaaataaaataattcaagggGCTTTCCCAGAACTGGAGGACACACATTTCCAAATTGAGAGAGTGAAAGAATGTTTGCTTATGAATGTTCAAGGTGGTAGATTAAAGCAGACTCAAACCAAGACTCAAACTTCCTCATCAATACCTGCAGAAAACTTAGAGGCAACATGTCCCACAAGCTTCCAAAGAGAGATTACTCATTAAAGGATTAGGAATCAAATCATTTTGGATGTGTGCTCTGGAAGGCAGAAGACAGATGAGCAGTGCCTCCCACTTTATGAAACAACACAGTTCCCTAATATGGACTCTATAACCAGCTATCAATTAAACGTGAGCTATTATAAAACcaatttcagatgtacaaggTCTGGAAGACGTCCTCCACCAAGTAAGCAAATATATAAGCCAAGAAAGAAGATACAGGACCAAAGAAAGAGGGGCCCCTGCACAAGACAGAGACCAGGTAAGTCCCAGGACCGCAGCTGTGCCGCAGGCAGAAATGGCCAAGTTCAAatgggggcggggcaggaggcAAAGGAGTCCAGGAGGGTGGTTTCCTACAAAGACTGGTCGGGGACCTGATAGTTTGTGTGGGGAAAGGACAGTACTCAGGAGAGTACTGTTCAGAAACTAAGCAAACAAAAATGaagcaattattaactccagggaaaacaaaacaaaaaattgtgCAATGAAGGAAACATACTCATAATACACACTTTGGCTCAACAGAGAACAATACTGCCATGGCCGTAATCAGGTGAACAACAGTGACTCAACCACAAACTGGGAAGACGGAGGGAGAAAAGGGCGGAGTCAGAGAAGGTATGACGAGTAATCCTTGTGTTCAACATGGCAGAGTAACAGTGTctgaagaggaaaaaatgaaaaagaaacccaAGAAATAGCATTGTGGGCTTGCTGTCTGGAAAGATGGAGGAAGCACTGGAAGAGAGTGGAAGGTCACTGCCTCCAGGTGAGAATCAGGAGGGGAAAGGGCCACCTTGAGCACCCAACTAGCGTTTCTCTATAAAACCCAGCCTGAGTATCAAAAGCTGGACAACCAAGGCCTCACCGCGTCACCAGACCCGATCCTCCAACCACATGAAGCATCTGGACACGTGTTAAGTGTCACCCGTTTTGTGGCAGAAACTTAACTAGTTATACGACAGGAGGGGAGAACATTTTAACAAGAAAGGAATCTAGGAGGGACTGGGTCTGGAGTCTCTTCCTGTGCGTCACAGCTCTGAACACAAATGCAGAGATCTGCAGGTCGTGAGACAAAAGGAGGAGCGGAATGGATCATGGTGGGAAACAAAGTGCAAAAGACGATGTATACAAACACACCATGGACTGAGCTGCAGGGCATGAGGATTCCCACTGGGATCTCTGCCACACACACGTAGGAACTAAATTAGATAAATGAAGACAGTGCATTACTGCCCAGCCCTTCTCCACAGGGCACCCCCAGCATCAGTCCAAGACCCCGAGCTAAGCCTGGAGCCGGGTCCTCAGTGAAAACCACCTTGGAGTGGCTCCGttctctgcctccagggggtGCGGCCACCCGCCATCAAAGCTCCCCGTGGAGGAGGGAGGCTCCCTAGGCACCGAGGCGCAGCATGAGCACACACCACCCAGACCCCACTCCCGCTCAGCCGCAGCCCTGGTGACAGGAGGGTGCTTTTCGGGGATGAATGTGGGATGAAGAAAGGCCGACAGCTAAACAGCATGTGAATCTTGATGCAGCAAAACATCAGAGCAGATCATgtcaaaatgtaatttaaatgagGTGAAGGCATCGTGTGTTACTTGGAAATTTCTGGAGAaaacagtttttctctttttctgttttcagtctcATTCAAATCTTACACACCCAATCTGACCACCCTAAGTGATCAGCCCAGAAGTGGGTTAGCTGGACTGCGGGTGGGCAGCATGCGTGGCCTCTCTCTGCCCGCCTCCCCGTCGGCTGTGCCCCAAGTCCTCAGGAGCCAACGTCGGCCCATCCGTAAGTGGCGGGAGGGAGGGTCCCGCAGTGTGTGTGCAGACACAGAGCTTTAATAACGGCACCAGCTGTggggttttcttcttttcaacaaCAGGCCCCTGGACAGCAGTGTCAGGAGACAGACACGgaagtgacaacagtggcagaAACCAAGCCGCTCACTCCACTGGGCTGGCCACCTCACCTCCAGCTGCTCCCACATCGCCTGCTGCCAGCCACCAGCCTGCCCACACCACCCAAGGGAAGCTCTTCTAGCCCATACTTTGGGTCAAGAACCACTGCTACAGGCTCTCACTGCTACTAGCACTATTTTGGGGGCAGCAATTATTAAATACCTAGTAATGCTTGTTTAATGCACGTTTCCCCTCAAGACTAGGCTGTGTGTCTGTCTTGTTTGCTGGTATGTCACAGTACTTGACACTGTTAGCGACCCTGTTAGCAGGCACATGAGTATTTCCCAACAAATGTGAAATTCCCAGCCCATCCCACCAGGTCCTGGGCAGACTCTGATGGGTGCCCCCGACTGACCTGACAGGTTGATTTCGGTTAAGGAGTCTCGGGTGGTGGTGCCCACAGCGGTGAGCAGGTTGATGGACTGGTCAGTGACATGGTTACAGTAACTAAGGTGGAGCTTGGAGAGCAGGGGCATGTGGCGAATGATGAGCCGCAGGGAGGCGTCTGTGATGTCCAGGCCAGCCAGACGCAGCTCCACAATGTTCCGGAGCTTACTCCGATTGTCCATCTGACCTGAGGGCAGGAGGAGAAAGGCAAGATGTCACCCTGACATGACACCCTAAAAGGCCCACCAGCCAGACAGAACACCTCGGTTTCATTTAGCCATTAAGTGTTTCCCCCATAAGATCAGAACTGgttccaacatttaaaaatcaaaagattcCATATCACTTCCAGATTCTTTATAGTCAGAAGATCTAGAAACACAGAGCCTGAATTCCACCAGCAGTGCTCAGCCAACTGGGGCAGAGACAGCACAGCACCTCTGGGTCACCACGGTTTCCTCATTTAAGCAACTGGCGGGAAGCAGTGACCCCTGCAACCCAACTAAGGAGGTCTCTACCCTGTGAGGCCCTGTCTGCCCATGCTGACCCTGAAGGATAAATTAACAGAGAAGCAGTCACATGCACGTAGAGCTCCCAGAATGGCGTCCTGGGTGTGCAGAGGAAGCTCTGCCCTCTCACAGATCCCGTCTGTGCCCAAGGCTGCCGAGAACAGCCGCTGGGACTCAGCTCTGCATCCCCTGGAGAAGGGCTGAGGCCAGAGAAGCCTCAAGGATATGAGTGTCAGATGGGGTCTGTGGTGAAAACCAGACCCAACAGCACAGCTCGGTCACACCACCTCCATGTGACCCCCTTGGGCACACTCCCGGTCCGGCCACTCACCAGGCCTGTTATCCGTAGGCGGGGACAGGAGATCCCGCATCTGAGCATCCTTTAGTCCTTCCACCCACTGGACATCCAGGGTCCGGAGCAGCGGACAACTGGAGCTACAGAGGGCTGAGACTGCGATCCACGAGCAGCCCGACAGCACCAAGTCTCGGAGCCCTGGGGGGACAAGGGGGTGGGGCGGCAGGTCAGGTGACACACCCCAGCCCCCGTTACTGCACACTGGGGGTACCTGGCCCAGGGCTCACCAGGCAACCGGTTGATGAGCCAGCTCAGCTGTTTCTTGGAGATATTGGTCCAGCTGAGGTCCAGGGAGACAGGCTGTCGCCGGATGATGCCACTCAGCATCAGGGGTGTGATGGACTTGCAGTGGTTCAGGTCGATGCGGGTCCATAACCGCTTATCGCAGCACCTGGGGGCCAGGCCCAGTGAAGGGGGCAGCATCAGAGTTGGGGGCTCACTTGGGGAGCCCCTGTTGGCTGTGGTCAGTCCCCCACCTACCAAGCCCAAGGGGAGGCTCCTTAACTTCGCCCTCTGGACCTTGTTTCGTTTGTCTTGTTCATATCTGGGTGTCTCTGCTCTGAAGGCTACAGCACCCCCGCCCCAGGAAAGCACCAGCATCTGCTCTCCACAAAGCGTTTACCGGGGCTTTAGTACACCCTCCGCAGGCCACATCTCAAAACCACCTGCGAGGCAGGCACCACGCCTGTTCACAGATGAAGGTCAGAAAGCTGGGAACTATCAAAGCAGGGATGAAGATCAGTAACCAGCACACTCACTCTTAACCTGGGCTAACTTAACTTGAAGGACAAGGACTCCACCTGGTCCTTAGTTCACTTCCCAAGGAGCTAAAACAGGAAAGCAAATAGGGTTCACCTCTTCGACGACAGGACCACACTGACTGGACTGCTGAAGCTGCCCAGAACTCTTTGAGAAGGATACTTAAGCAGGACTGGGCTTAGAAAGCAGCATCACGAGTGACTCAAGTGGGGACACATGTGCCATCCCTGGTCTAGCCTAAGCCTTAGCCTGCGGTCCAACCCGGGGCCAGGCACCTGCTGCCTCCACCTCCCAGCTCAGCCAGCGCCCCCTCACCAGCGGTTCCAGGTCCTGCAGACCCGCATGCAGACACACAGGTCTTGGTGGCTGAGGTAGCTGAAGACGGCCATCCACACCTCCCTGTGCATGACGTGGGCCGCCCCATCATCCAGGGGCAGTGAGTCGGGCGGGGGGCTGATGGGGGGCGGCCGGATCACGTGTCGCTCCATCTGGATGCATTTGGGCGGGGACACAGAGGGAGGGGGCCGGGAGATGACCCTGGGCGGGCTGCGCAGGCCCGGCCCCAGCTGGTGCCGCAGCTCCCGGGGGGTGCCGTTGAGCCCCTTGCTGAAGCGGTGGGGGCGCTCGCAGAGGCCCAGGGGCCGCTTGGGCTCCTCATTCTCGCTCTCGGGCTCCGACTTGATGGGCTGGTGGTTCTCGTTGGCCAGGCTGCTCTCCGTCTTCTGGATCTCCTGGTTGAGCTCCTTGCTCAGCTCCTTGCTCAGCTCCTTGTTGGGGAGCCGCCGCTTCCGGCGCATCTTCACCTTCTTCTTCTCCTCGGGGCCCTCTGCCCCCTCGGTGCTGGGCCCCGCGGTGGGGGAGCTGGAGCGGGAGTGGTCGCTCTCCCGGGTCTTGGGGGGCGCCTCTGGCAGGTCGTCCTCTGGCTCCTGCTTGAACCGCCTGAGAGGCTTGTTGGCAAGAGCCATCCGGTCCTCAGCGTTCTTCCAGGACCgcctctgagggaggaggggagcacaGGTAGGTAAGCCCCTGGCCCAGGAATGGGCCCACTcaggcctccccaccctccaccccactgtCCCAGGAGTGGGCCTGGGGCGAGGAGGGAGATGGTACCTTTTTCCTGAAAAGCTTATCTTCTTTGCCAGGTTTTAGCTGTCACAGGAAAGAAAGGATACAGAGCTTGCTCCCAGGGTTCGTGGGGTTTGGTTCCCTCTACATCCAACCCCACCACGAGCCCACAGTCTCCAGAAGAGAGGCTGGGGGGGTCACCTTCCCAACAAATTCCACCTCTTCCATGCTGACAGACGGGTGggccctgcctgctggttttaAGGAAGAAGCTGGAAGTGGCGGAGGGTGGTTGACCTGTCCCCACCCAATGGACCTCCCACCCCTGGACAGACCCAGAGATGTGCAGTCGCCCACTCAGGCTAGACTGGGCTCTCTGGGAGCCAGTCCCCGGGGCTCGGTCTGCAGGATTCGCAAATGAGCCCTTAGTGGCTGGAGCTGGGAGAAGACAACCAGGCGCCACCTCGTGGCTGATGCTGGAAGGGCCGGTGGGCGGAGCGGGGCCGCCAGGATCCTCCGAGGTTCCCCAGATCAGCAGGGCTTCCCCGCGGCAGCTTCAGCTTCCCAGGCCCCACGTCAAAACCACGAACCAGCGCCCCGGGACTGAGGCCTGGGAAGCTACGGTGAACAGGTGCCTCGGAGGTCTGCGGCAATGGGTTCAAGAGCCAGTGGGGCAGGGGTAGGGGGGGTGGCCCAGGACTCATCAAGTCCTTGGGGGCCTCGGGAGGGCGGGGCGACGTGGGAGCACCTGCTGCTGGAAGTAAGTGAGACTGGATCTCCACCAGGGGCTGAGGCTGCTGCCTAGAGGGGGCCTCGGCGAGAGGTGAGAGGAAGAACCCGGGGACGTTTGAAGCGTCGAGGCCTAAAGAGGTGGGAAGAGGAATGACTCGCTggttttcccctcctttctcctggGCCGGGCTCAAGGGACTTAATGTGATCGGCTCAGGGCAGCCAGAGGCCAAGCTCCGGAGTTCTCCCAGgcgcctgcccccgcccccgcccccgccccctgcacCCGGGACCAGCCAGGCACCCCTCGCGGCCCACCGCTCCCAGTCCGTACTCGCTTGCGGCCACTCAGCTCCTGGGGCTTCTCATATTTCCGCTTCCTCCTCAGGTGCACATCGTCCGACTTTCGGCGCAGGATGCCATCAGGGGGCACCTTCTTGGGGTGCTCGTCTGACCTGCGCCGCGGGGCCTCCTCACACTCACTCCTCCGCTTGGCAGGCTCTTGTCCTTCCTTGTTGTCCCGGTTCATCTTCTGCTCCTTGAGCAGGGAGCCAGGCAGGTTGGAGGCGTACTTAAAGCCAGGGCCACGCTTTTGCTTGTAGGCCAAAAACAGAGAAGGAACACGCGAACTGTATATCTTTGGACTTGTCCCCGAGTCCGCAGGACCCCCCAAGCCGACATCGCCATTGCGCCATTGCAGGGACAGGCTGGGTTTGGCAAGGCCAAGGGGCACCCCGCCCCGAGCTGACCCCGGGGACTTGGAGCCCGGCACTCACTTTCCCGGTCTTGCCGGCGTGGTTACACTTTGGACACTCCCAGCAGTTGGGAAGCTCATCGTTGACCACGCCCTCTGACTCTTTAATCTGCAAGGGACACACACCAGTCAGCAAGCAGGGAGGGGGTGGACAAGGCCAGGCCTGCTGGGCGCATCAACACCCCCTCCCAAACGCCATTTCCACACTACCTTTGCCCAACAGAACACAAGGGAGATTAAGACAGGTGGCTCTGGATTCGGGTCAGGGTTCCAATCCTGATCTTGCCTCTTCCCAGCTCAGGGATCCCTGGCAAATCCCTCCGTGTCTATGGGCCAGCACCCTCCACCATAAAGTGGGGTGTGCCTGTCTCATTGGATTTATGTGGATTTATGTAAAGCAATTAGCTCAGGGCCTGGTACCCAGCAAGGATCCATAAACTACAGTCATTTAATAAGCACCGTACTGGGTGCCTGGTATCAGCGAGTCAAACATGCTGCCCCTGTCTTCCCGGAGCTTCTGAGCTGGGAGAGAGAGATGACTGGGgtcaagagaaaaatcacagaacCCCTTCTCAAAGTGgcaggtgtgtgtgtttgggggataGGGTAAGAGTCAAAACAACCCGCAGTCACCCCTGAGGGAAGGGGACAGACACCTCAGAGCCTCTGATCTCTCtaaacacagatacacacagggtAACACCTGGGCTGAAGGGAGGTGCCAGGGATGATGACCTTGTCTTAGGACAGAAGGTATGAGGTGTGTGCCAGCCCAGAGCAGTCTCTTCCTTTCAAAGGTGGAACCTGCTGCCTACGACGGGGGGGCCCAGCACGGCGGTCCCCAGGAAAAGGCAGTCCTTCCCGGGCACACCAAGGGAACAGGTTCCTGGCACACAGGACAGGAATGCAACCACCTGCTGCTACGGGATCCACCCTCCCCTGGTCCAGGTGCAAGACTCTGGGGACTCTCTGTGgttctgaggtcctgggaggtGGAGAGTGTGTTCGCTGCctcaaagacatgggtggaaggTCTGAGCGACTTCAGACCCTCCTGCCCTCTGCTCATCATCTGACACTCAGAATCCCCCTGACTCAGAGGTCCTCCAGGGAAGGAAGCTAGCCtcactccccccacctcccaacccctgccagcatcagcaccaccagaggccctGGGTGAGGCACCGAGCAGCACTCAGATGCCCTCAAGGCTGCTCACCTTAAGGCATCCAGGGTGGATGATTTCGTTGCAGATGGAGCACTCCATGAGCATGAGGTTAAacttcccttcttcctcttccactgtgtcctctttccccgCCTCGCCACACACTAGGCACACAGCGGTGTGGGGCAGCACTGGCTGAAGAGCCGGGGAGAACACAAAGGAGTCAGCATGGCCAGGACCCCATGGGGAACAGGTCAGAGGCTGTGAGCTGCTCTGCTGCCAGGAGCCGTGGGAGGGCCGGCCCGGGCACTGCCCATCAGCCATTCGTTCACTCAGATACTCTCCAGCTACTACTTCCGGGTGCCGGGTACCCCTCCAAGTGCCAGTGACATCAGTAAACACCACGCACGAATCTCTGCTATCTTGAGCTTACATTTTAGTGGGGAGGGAGACAAGATGAAGAGCAATAGGGCATGTTGGATGGTGACAagggaaatggagaaaaataaaggcgGGCCAGGCCAGCCGTGAGGTGGGGGAAAGGAGGGCTAATTTGAAAAGCAGAAGCCAGGGACAGCCTCACATCTGAGAGAAGACCTGAGAAAGGCAGTGGGGCATAAACTGAGCCCAGATCCGTAAGTCGATGCTGTGGCTGCATCTCTTTGGCAGCTATCAAACCACAGGCCAAGGACTCTGGGGTCCCCAAACCTTTCCAGGGAGATCAAACTATCTTCAGAATACTACGAAGACGTTATCTGCCTTTTTCACTGCATTGGCATTTGCACGGGTGGGTGAAACTATTGGCACCTGTCAGTGCAGGGGCTCCAAAGTGCCCTGGGAGTCAGTAGGCTATTCCTGGCCACACGCTCCTTAAAAAGATCATCAGTTTCACTTAAGAACGTTGTTGATAAAGCActaaaaattgtgaattttattaaaactttgaCCTTTGAGTACACATCCTTTTAATATTCTGCATGACAAAATAGGAAGCATGCATTAACTACCTCAGCTGTACACCAAAGGACAATGGCTATCTGAAGGAAAAGCACTCCTGTGACCGAGCTGTGAGCTGAACTGGCCACGTTTCCATAGAACATCATTTTACTTGGAAGAATGACTGATAATAAAAAACCATGGGTAATGGCACATTTTCTCAAAGATGAAACTAGTGAACCTGTTCCTTCCAGAAAAATAAAGCACTTGTTGTGGatgatgaaattcaaattttcaaccaaaaattagaattttggaaaacttataGTAGCCACCATGAACTAGACAGCTTCCCAATAGTTAAAGACTTTTCTGAGGGCACGCTGGTCATGGTGTTAACAAAggcgatttttttttaacattgtgtAATGTTATGTGCCCATATTTGGAAAATCTGTAGAACTCGGTTAGccagtattttccaaatgaccagtGTATGATGTTACAACAGTATGCATGAGCTACCGGAGGCACGAGAAAGAGTAATGAATTTTAATGTAGCAGTATGAAGAGTTCACTGATACAGTTTCAGATTCCACTTTGCAACTAACCTTCAAGCAACTGCCACCTGTTGAGTTCTGGTGGTGCATCCACaataatctgaaaaggctattaaaatactcCTCCCTTTCCCAGATGCGTATTTATGAGGCCAGATTTTCCTCATAAAGTTCCTCCAAAACAACATCACAACAGAATGAATATAGAAGCAAATGTGAAAATCCAGGTCTCTTCTGATGAACCAG encodes the following:
- the KDM2B gene encoding lysine-specific demethylase 2B isoform X1 — protein: MEAEKDSGRRLRPIDRQRYDENEDLSDVEEIVSVRGFSLEEKLRSQLYQGDFVHAMEGKDFNYEYVQREALRVPLIFREKDGLGIKMPDPDFTVRDVKLLVGSRRLVDVMDVNTQKGTEMSMSQFVRYYETPEAQRDKLYNVISLEFSHTKLEHLVKRPTVVDLVDWVDNMWPQHLKEKQTEATNAIAEMKYPKVKKYCLMSVKGCFTDFHIDFGGTSVWYHVFRGGKIFWLIPPTLHNLALYEEWVLSGKQSDIFLGDRVERCQRIELKQGYTFFIPSGWIHAVYTPVDSLVFGGNILHSFNVPMQLRIYEIEDRTRVQPKFRYPFYYEMCWYVLERYVYCVTQRSHLTQEYQRESMLIDAPRKPSIDGFSSDSWLEMEEESCEQQPQEEEKEEEEEEEEEGADKTPKSPTDGPASPTSTPSEDQEAPGKKPKAPAMRFLKRTLSNESEDSVKSTTMPADYPKTPTGSPATEVSAKWTHLTEFELKGLKALVEKLESLPENKKCVPEGIEDPQALLEGVKNVLKEHADDDPSLAITGVPVVTWPKKTPKNRAVGRPKGKLGPASAVKLAANRTTAGARRRRTRCRKCEACLRTECGECHFCKDMKKFGGPGRMKQSCIMRQCIAPVLPHTAVCLVCGEAGKEDTVEEEEGKFNLMLMECSICNEIIHPGCLKIKESEGVVNDELPNCWECPKCNHAGKTGKAYKQKRGPGFKYASNLPGSLLKEQKMNRDNKEGQEPAKRRSECEEAPRRRSDEHPKKVPPDGILRRKSDDVHLRRKRKYEKPQELSGRKRASTLQTSPGSSSHLSPRPPLGSSLSPWWRSSLTYFQQQLKPGKEDKLFRKKRRSWKNAEDRMALANKPLRRFKQEPEDDLPEAPPKTRESDHSRSSSPTAGPSTEGAEGPEEKKKVKMRRKRRLPNKELSKELSKELNQEIQKTESSLANENHQPIKSEPESENEEPKRPLGLCERPHRFSKGLNGTPRELRHQLGPGLRSPPRVISRPPPSVSPPKCIQMERHVIRPPPISPPPDSLPLDDGAAHVMHREVWMAVFSYLSHQDLCVCMRVCRTWNRWCCDKRLWTRIDLNHCKSITPLMLSGIIRRQPVSLDLSWTNISKKQLSWLINRLPGLRDLVLSGCSWIAVSALCSSSCPLLRTLDVQWVEGLKDAQMRDLLSPPTDNRPGQMDNRSKLRNIVELRLAGLDITDASLRLIIRHMPLLSKLHLSYCNHVTDQSINLLTAVGTTTRDSLTEINLSDCNKVTDQCLSFFKRCGNICHIDLRYCKQVTKEGCEQFIAEMSVSVQFGQVEEKLLQKLS